A genomic stretch from Microtus pennsylvanicus isolate mMicPen1 chromosome 11, mMicPen1.hap1, whole genome shotgun sequence includes:
- the LOC142859535 gene encoding leucine-rich repeat-containing protein 37A-like, giving the protein MSFPHPDRQHGHHKILNRNPLTVVEDPYFFKLPALKYLDLGTTQVQLTTLGNILMMTLQLENLILPRHMACCLCKYKTDIEVVCKTVKLHCHTGCPTYCPEEASIGNPEGAFMKVLQTRKEINSTELIIEPETGYSDQENAKYSSSMEEKIDFNDEIDVMSALNYILPYFSEGNLEDVVSTMLPYIKLLFSHDQDSESSLGSLQNDTQSILPTNESESGNFTNKNKLNKLYFLEKLLDEEIDEVKKEEETILHKEKSNNSGKKFNQQIFGQSWAPAQAEGNSLEEIEKAEKRLHSLNRVLKRTGSIRKRHFKGVSDKSPWNKQSVQTPVESIAKDGQLRSPPTAELQQLGLVQKPRMSVGNSFHPEPLLPKEHGEAVSSSTEQSLVDKTPTTKSLPAFIDRRKDLSYTIFVLESANANVKRTKGSNPSLLSEKRHRNLRKKKYHFRLIAKSPASSAVRSLVNSPAGGVFSSLGDLSYAEKPFAQLDAALEPPSKKSLAASDIDDIEEHIFEPTTPMSEEPISENIFPEMTAVESFGPTYDLIPTGITVPEETASENIPSENPIVESNVPTSNLIPTDITVPEEVASEIIPSENPIVESNVPASDSITTLQQASKPQLDFILGPDSHEFAYSLLMSPGERFESQLNQQLRPLIPNNNVRRLISHVIRTLKMDCSDPSVQLSCAKLISRTGLLMKLLSEQQEFKLSRADWDTDQWKTENYINESPETKGGQKGLEPSQRTKEVPGYSYNNKIILAISVTVVLIVLIIVFCLVEVYSHRTKEEDEVKSIGSKKCYKDSESQEGFFWLRWLRDMYRPLHDTRKKNMAQNLQDKESSGEEEIFKKNLSR; this is encoded by the exons AATTCTCAACCGTAATCCTCTCACAGTAGTTGAAGATCCCTACTTTTTTAAATTGCCAGCATTAAAATATCT AGACCTGGGGACAACACAAGTACAACTGACAACGCTTGGGAACATTCTCATGATGACCCTGCAACTGGAAAATCT AATCTTACCTAGACATATGGCCTGCTGCCTCTGCAAATATAAAACTGATATTGAGGTTGTCTGCAAGACAGTCAAACTGCATTGCCATACTGGATGTCCCACATATTGTC CTGAGGAAGCATCTATAGGGAACCCAGAAGGGGCATTCATGAAGGTGTTGCAGACCCGGAAGGAGATTAACAGCACTGAACTCATTATTGAACCAGAGACAGGCTATTCAGACCAAGAAAATGCCAAGTACTCCAGCTCCATGGAAGAGAAGATCGACTTTAATGATGAAATTGATGTTATGAGTGCCCTGAATTACATACTGCCATATTTCtctgagggaaatctggaagaTGTAGTATCAACAATGTTACCATACATTAAACTGCTGTTTTCTCATGACCAAGATTCAGAGAGTTCCTTGGGATCTTTGCAGAATGATACACAAAGTATTCTTCCTACAAATGAATCTGAATCTGGTAACTtcactaacaaaaataaattgaataaactttattttctggaaaagttattagatgaagaaattgatgaggttaaaaaggaagaggaaactaTACTACATAAGGAGAAGTCTAATAATTCAGGTAAAAAATTTAATCAACAAATATTTGGACAGAGTTGGGCACCTGCCCAGGCAGAGGGAAACAGTCTTGAAGAGATTGAGAAGGCAGAGAAACGACTCCACAGCCTGAACAGAGTACTCAAGAGGACAGGAAGCATACGGAAAAGGCACTTTAAGGGAGTGAGTGACAAGAGCCCGTGGAATAAGCAGAGTGTCCAGACACCTGTGGAGAGTATTGCCAAAGACGGGCAGCTCAGGAGCCCACCCACAGCAGAGTTGCAGCAGCTCGGTCTGGTTCAGAAGCCCAGGATGTCAGTGGGAAATTCCTTCCACCCAGAGCCCCTGCTCCCAAAGGAGCATGGGGAGGCAGTGTCTTCTTCCACAGAACAGTCACTGGTGGACAAGACTCCCACTACAAAATCACTGCCTGCGTTCATAGACAGACGAAAAGACTTGTCTTACAccatttttgttttagaaagtgcAAATGCCAATGTGAAAAGAACGAAGGGGTCTAACCCTAGTTTACTATCTGAAAAGAGACATAGAAACCTTAGGAAGAAAAAGTATCATTTCCGGTTGATTGCAAAGAGTCCAGCATCCTCTGCAGTGAGGAGCCTGGTAAATTCCCCTGCAGGAGGGGTCTTTTCATCTTTAGGAGACCTGAGTTATGCAGAAAAGCCTTTTGCACAATTAGATGCTGCCTTAGAACCTCCTTCCAAAAAATCTCTGGCTGCATCTGATATTGATGATATTGAAGAACACATCTTTGAACCCACCACCCCTATGTCTGAAGAACCTATATCAGAAAATATATTCCCTGAAATGACTGCTGTAGAGTCTTTTGGGCCCACATACGATTTAATTCCAACAGGTATCACTGTGCCTGAAGAAACCGCATCAGAAAATATACCCTCTGAGAATCCTATTGTAGAGTCTAATGTGCCTACCTCCAATTTAATTCCAACAGACATCACTGTGCCTGAAGAAGTTGCATCAGAAATTATACCCTCTGAGAATCCTATTGTAGAGTCTAATGTGCCTGCATCTGATTCAATTACAACTCTTCAGCAAGCCAGCAAGCCACAGTTAGACTTCATCTTGGGGCCTGACTCCCATGAATTTGCTTACTCGTTGCTAATGTCACCAGGTGAACGCTTTGAATCTCAGCTAAACCAGCAGCTGCGGCCCCTCATCCCCAACAACAATGTGAGAAGGCTTATTTCTCACGTTATCAGGACTTTGAAGATGGACTGCTCTGATCCCAGTGTGCAACTGTCCTGTGCCAAGCTCATCTCCAGAACCGGCCTCCTGATGAAGCTTCTCAGTGAGCAACAAGAATTCAAGTTGTCCAGGGCCGACTGGGATACGGACCAGTGGAAAACTGAGAACTACATCAATGAGAGCCCAGAAACCAAAGGTGGACAGAAGGGTCTGGAACCAAGTCAG CGCACAAAAGAAGTTCCGGGATACAGCTACAACAACAAAATCATCTTGGCAATATCTGTAACTGTAGTATTGATAGTGTTGATTATCGTTTTCTGTCTCGTTGAG GTTTATTCCCACAGAACAAAAGAGGAAGATGAAGTAAAGTCCATAGG GAGTAAGAAATGCTACAAGGACAGTGAGAGTCAG GAAGGATTTTTCTGGCTAAGGTGGCTTAGGGATATGTATAGACCTCTTCACGACACACGCAAGAAAAACATGGCTCAGAATCTACAGGACAAGGAGTCCTCTGGAGAGGAGGagattttcaaaaagaatttatCAAGGTAA